A part of Silurus meridionalis isolate SWU-2019-XX chromosome 18, ASM1480568v1, whole genome shotgun sequence genomic DNA contains:
- the il22 gene encoding interleukin-22, with product MNYFVLAALLVLCCCCALDARPARFRSRPLDNSETWNNIMVMAKHAQAQDRDHETRLIPVIPSDKLKEGDVCCATIKILDYYLRHILDAQVHEGVEHHYPRLHLVKPDLNRVARDLEPHCNSKQADVEHLRTFTQNLKRAGEMYKNKSKAQNKAIGETDILFHYLYESCSATSTA from the exons ATGAATTACTTTGTGCTTGCTGCGTTGCTCGTGCTGTGCTGCTGCTGCGCTCTGGATGCGCGACCTGCGCGGTTCCGCTCGCGCCCTTTGGACAACTCGGAGACCTGGAACAACATCATGGTCATGGCCAAGCAC GCACAAGCGCAAGACCGAGACCATGAAACTCGCCTGATTCCAGTGATTCCAAGCGACAAATTAAAA GAAGGGGATGTTTGCTGTGCCACTATCAAGATCCTTGATTACTACCTCAGGCACATTCTGGATGCGCAGGTGCATGAAGGTGTGGAGCACCACTATCCACGCCTTCATCTGGTCAAGCCTGATTTAAACAGAGTGGCTAGAGACCTCGAACCACACTGT AACTCCAAGCAGGCTGATGTGGAGCACTTGCGAACTTTCACGCAGAACCTGAAAAGAGCCGGAGAGATGTACAAG AATAAAAGCAAAGCACAGAACAAGGCAATTGGGGAAACTGATATTCTGTTCCATTACCTGTATGAGTCCTGCAGTGCCACCAGCACAGCCTAG
- the mdm1 gene encoding nuclear protein MDM1 isoform X4, with translation MRLAGLRSDQLGISREPQFQSKKRAHLKPPQGATSFQWGDPGVLTRRQITPRSASPPAVVSAAQTGNAENVETPLAPRESKPTRALTLTPVQKNCSSDHISRASADQQTQKQPADGVNHVLKKKAGLKSERQRNVRQSSEYQRQYQWRTPAADSPLLTAQEMVYSSNRSIPPFKSNPVVMESEYKRCFKGSPPPRGPRLRRDIELNEISPLKMDITPEKSKKKKQRHQRLSRKSSPKERTPHTEPQPLEQEPETPQAQKSVSPKVVRKAKTEYSSNFRSPFQYCYRDGAWVKSKTVGEEDHKWYHEVQELRQKAEAYRKRAWGTHFSRQHLSQILSEQNCLWEVSSGSSPSSLTDEDTHSNNSPIIEALDLASVKESCSPTGSMSLTASRRNSCNETELPCSPTFLGHRRKAWDEEVNPCERGVADITQQRKQQPEQTEEGNISRHSENNKEEDNLAERKLSHAEESGSSSDEGRLPTPKLKTMRALQRTHHDLTTPATGGAILVSPQKSKHTKTCRRTEAPLGKAHSPYRLLSCASNPERNIKTEGVSSSRSPPAAGMATVDPLPLREDTWTEDPPKPSPDPKLTRKTPHKKASTAWIIDCTPSHANRIQGTLRNPEFQHNGNLGVHWPERAVSPSNDCLSDNDLDDRMSQISFQSAASCSLASQVLDRAQKRKEDFWGKS, from the exons GAATTAGCAGAGAACCCCAGTTTCAATCCAAGAAGAGAGCCCATTTAAAGCCACCTCAAGGAGCTACATCTTTCCAGTGGGGAGATCCAGGTGTTTTAACCAGAAGGCAGATTACACCCCGTTCGGCTTCCCCTCCGGCTGTGGTCTCTGCAGCACAAACCGGCAATGCAGAGAATGTAGAAACCCCTCTAGCCCCAAGAGAATCCAAACCAACAAGAGCCTTGACATTGACTCCGGTTCAGAAAAACTGTTCATCTGATCACATTTCCAGGGCCTCTGCTGACCAGCAGACACAAAAACAGCCAGCAGATGGG GTTAACCATGTACTAAAGAAGAAGGCAGGCTTGAAGTCAGAGCGCCAGAGGAACGTGCGCCAGAGCTCCGAGTATCAGAGGCAGTATCAGTGGAGAACTCCTGCAGCTGATTCACCACTTCTTACTGCCCAAGAG ATGGTGTACTCCAGCAACAGGTCTATCCCACCTTTTAAGTCTAATCCAGTAGTAATGGAGAGTGAATACAAGAGGTGTTTTAAAGGATCACCTCCACCCAGAGGCCCACGCTTACGAAGAGACATTGAACTAAATGAGATTTCACCTTTAAAAATGGATATCACCCCAGAAAAG agtaagaagaaaaaacaaaggcaTCAGCGACTCAGCAGGAAGTCAAGCCCAAAAGAGAGAACTCCTCATACAGAGCCACAGCCCTTAGAGCAGGAACCGGAGACACCACAAGCCCAAAAATCTGTTTCACCCAAAGTGGTtag GAAGGCAAAGACTGAATACAGCTCAAACTTCCGCTCTCCTTTTCAATACTGCTACAGGGATGGTGCCTGGGTCAAGTCCAAGACTGTAGGAGAAGAG GATCACAAGTGGTATCACGAG GTGCAGGAGCTACGTCAGAAAGCAGAAGCGTATAGAAAGAGGGCCTGGGGAACtcacttttcccggcagcaccTGAGCCAAATCCTGTCAGAGCAGAACTGCCTGTGGGAAGTATCTAGTGGTTCTTCTCCATCCAGTCTCACTGATGAGGACACTCATTCCAATAACAGTCCCATTATCGAGGCCCTGGATCTGGCCAG TGTCAAGGAGAGCTGTAGCCCAACTGGATCCATGTCCTTGACTGCAAGTAGGAGAAACTCTTGTAATGAGACAGAGCTTCCTTGCAGCCCCACCTTTCTTGGACACAGGAGAAAGGCATGGGATGAGGAAGTAAATCCTTGTGAAAGGGGTGTGGCTGATATAACACAGCAGAGGAAGCAACAGCCCGAGCAGACTGAGGAAGGAAATATAAGTAGGCATTCAGAGAACAACAAGGAAGA GGACAATTTGGCAGAGCGTAAACTATCACATGCAGAGGAATCTGGAAGCTCCAGTGACGAGGGCAGATTACCTACTCCCAAACTAAAAACAATGCGGGCTTTACAGAGGACTCATCATGACCTCACTACTCCTGCAACTG GTGGCGCTATACTAGTCTCCCCTCAGAAGAGTAAGCATACCAAGACCTGCAGGAGGACTGAAGCGCCACTTGGAAAAGCTCACTCACCTTACAGACTACTCAGTTGTGCATCAAATCCTGAAAGAAACATCAAG ACCGAGGGTGTGAGCTCATCTCGTTCTCCTCCAGCTGCAGGGATGGCAACAGTAGACCCGCTTCCCCTAAGAGAAGACACATGGACTGAAGACCCTCCTAAACCTTCACCTGATCCAAAACTAACTAGAAAAACACCTCATAAAAAAGCAAGCACTGCCTGGATCATAGACTGTACCCCTTCACATGCTAACAGAATTCAAGGCACACTGAGGAACCCGGAGTTTCAGCATAACg gTAACCTAGGAGTCCATTGGCCAGAAAGAGCTGTGTCCCCTTCCAATGACTGTCTATCTGACAATG ATTTGGATGACAGGATGTCCCAGATCTCATTCCAGTCAGCAGCTTCCTGCTCTTTGGCATCCCAGGTTTTGGACCGTGCTCAGAAGAGGAAAGAAGACTTCTGGGGAAAGAGTTAA
- the mdm1 gene encoding nuclear protein MDM1 isoform X3, with amino-acid sequence MTVRFKGIKRHQSKHKESQKQAMRLAGLRSDQLGISREPQFQSKKRAHLKPPQGATSFQWGDPGVLTRRQITPRSASPPAVVSAAQTGNAENVETPLAPRESKPTRALTLTPVQKNCSSDHISRASADQQTQKQPADGVNHVLKKKAGLKSERQRNVRQSSEYQRQYQWRTPAADSPLLTAQEMVYSSNRSIPPFKSNPVVMESEYKRCFKGSPPPRGPRLRRDIELNEISPLKMDITPEKSKKKKQRHQRLSRKSSPKERTPHTEPQPLEQEPETPQAQKSVSPKVVRKAKTEYSSNFRSPFQYCYRDGAWVKSKTVGEEDHKWYHEVQELRQKAEAYRKRAWGTHFSRQHLSQILSEQNCLWEVSSGSSPSSLTDEDTHSNNSPIIEALDLASVKESCSPTGSMSLTASRRNSCNETELPCSPTFLGHRRKAWDEEVNPCERGVADITQQRKQQPEQTEEGNISRHSENNKEEDNLAERKLSHAEESGSSSDEGRLPTPKLKTMRALQRTHHDLTTPATGGAILVSPQKSKHTKTCRRTEAPLGKAHSPYRLLSCASNPERNIKTEGVSSSRSPPAAGMATVDPLPLREDTWTEDPPKPSPDPKLTRKTPHKKASTAWIIDCTPSHANRIQGTLRNPEFQHNGNLGVHWPERAVSPSNDCLSDNDLDDRMSQISFQSAASCSLASQVLDRAQKRKEDFWGKS; translated from the exons GAATTAGCAGAGAACCCCAGTTTCAATCCAAGAAGAGAGCCCATTTAAAGCCACCTCAAGGAGCTACATCTTTCCAGTGGGGAGATCCAGGTGTTTTAACCAGAAGGCAGATTACACCCCGTTCGGCTTCCCCTCCGGCTGTGGTCTCTGCAGCACAAACCGGCAATGCAGAGAATGTAGAAACCCCTCTAGCCCCAAGAGAATCCAAACCAACAAGAGCCTTGACATTGACTCCGGTTCAGAAAAACTGTTCATCTGATCACATTTCCAGGGCCTCTGCTGACCAGCAGACACAAAAACAGCCAGCAGATGGG GTTAACCATGTACTAAAGAAGAAGGCAGGCTTGAAGTCAGAGCGCCAGAGGAACGTGCGCCAGAGCTCCGAGTATCAGAGGCAGTATCAGTGGAGAACTCCTGCAGCTGATTCACCACTTCTTACTGCCCAAGAG ATGGTGTACTCCAGCAACAGGTCTATCCCACCTTTTAAGTCTAATCCAGTAGTAATGGAGAGTGAATACAAGAGGTGTTTTAAAGGATCACCTCCACCCAGAGGCCCACGCTTACGAAGAGACATTGAACTAAATGAGATTTCACCTTTAAAAATGGATATCACCCCAGAAAAG agtaagaagaaaaaacaaaggcaTCAGCGACTCAGCAGGAAGTCAAGCCCAAAAGAGAGAACTCCTCATACAGAGCCACAGCCCTTAGAGCAGGAACCGGAGACACCACAAGCCCAAAAATCTGTTTCACCCAAAGTGGTtag GAAGGCAAAGACTGAATACAGCTCAAACTTCCGCTCTCCTTTTCAATACTGCTACAGGGATGGTGCCTGGGTCAAGTCCAAGACTGTAGGAGAAGAG GATCACAAGTGGTATCACGAG GTGCAGGAGCTACGTCAGAAAGCAGAAGCGTATAGAAAGAGGGCCTGGGGAACtcacttttcccggcagcaccTGAGCCAAATCCTGTCAGAGCAGAACTGCCTGTGGGAAGTATCTAGTGGTTCTTCTCCATCCAGTCTCACTGATGAGGACACTCATTCCAATAACAGTCCCATTATCGAGGCCCTGGATCTGGCCAG TGTCAAGGAGAGCTGTAGCCCAACTGGATCCATGTCCTTGACTGCAAGTAGGAGAAACTCTTGTAATGAGACAGAGCTTCCTTGCAGCCCCACCTTTCTTGGACACAGGAGAAAGGCATGGGATGAGGAAGTAAATCCTTGTGAAAGGGGTGTGGCTGATATAACACAGCAGAGGAAGCAACAGCCCGAGCAGACTGAGGAAGGAAATATAAGTAGGCATTCAGAGAACAACAAGGAAGA GGACAATTTGGCAGAGCGTAAACTATCACATGCAGAGGAATCTGGAAGCTCCAGTGACGAGGGCAGATTACCTACTCCCAAACTAAAAACAATGCGGGCTTTACAGAGGACTCATCATGACCTCACTACTCCTGCAACTG GTGGCGCTATACTAGTCTCCCCTCAGAAGAGTAAGCATACCAAGACCTGCAGGAGGACTGAAGCGCCACTTGGAAAAGCTCACTCACCTTACAGACTACTCAGTTGTGCATCAAATCCTGAAAGAAACATCAAG ACCGAGGGTGTGAGCTCATCTCGTTCTCCTCCAGCTGCAGGGATGGCAACAGTAGACCCGCTTCCCCTAAGAGAAGACACATGGACTGAAGACCCTCCTAAACCTTCACCTGATCCAAAACTAACTAGAAAAACACCTCATAAAAAAGCAAGCACTGCCTGGATCATAGACTGTACCCCTTCACATGCTAACAGAATTCAAGGCACACTGAGGAACCCGGAGTTTCAGCATAACg gTAACCTAGGAGTCCATTGGCCAGAAAGAGCTGTGTCCCCTTCCAATGACTGTCTATCTGACAATG ATTTGGATGACAGGATGTCCCAGATCTCATTCCAGTCAGCAGCTTCCTGCTCTTTGGCATCCCAGGTTTTGGACCGTGCTCAGAAGAGGAAAGAAGACTTCTGGGGAAAGAGTTAA
- the mdm1 gene encoding nuclear protein MDM1 isoform X2: MFSVVNTVISCTHQHTYRTGIKRHQSKHKESQKQAMRLAGLRSDQLGISREPQFQSKKRAHLKPPQGATSFQWGDPGVLTRRQITPRSASPPAVVSAAQTGNAENVETPLAPRESKPTRALTLTPVQKNCSSDHISRASADQQTQKQPADGVNHVLKKKAGLKSERQRNVRQSSEYQRQYQWRTPAADSPLLTAQEMVYSSNRSIPPFKSNPVVMESEYKRCFKGSPPPRGPRLRRDIELNEISPLKMDITPEKSKKKKQRHQRLSRKSSPKERTPHTEPQPLEQEPETPQAQKSVSPKVVRKAKTEYSSNFRSPFQYCYRDGAWVKSKTVGEEVQELRQKAEAYRKRAWGTHFSRQHLSQILSEQNCLWEVSSGSSPSSLTDEDTHSNNSPIIEALDLASVKESCSPTGSMSLTASRRNSCNETELPCSPTFLGHRRKAWDEEVNPCERGVADITQQRKQQPEQTEEGNISRHSENNKEEDNLAERKLSHAEESGSSSDEGRLPTPKLKTMRALQRTHHDLTTPATGGAILVSPQKSKHTKTCRRTEAPLGKAHSPYRLLSCASNPERNIKTEGVSSSRSPPAAGMATVDPLPLREDTWTEDPPKPSPDPKLTRKTPHKKASTAWIIDCTPSHANRIQGTLRNPEFQHNGNLGVHWPERAVSPSNDCLSDNDLDDRMSQISFQSAASCSLASQVLDRAQKRKEDFWGKS; the protein is encoded by the exons GAATTAGCAGAGAACCCCAGTTTCAATCCAAGAAGAGAGCCCATTTAAAGCCACCTCAAGGAGCTACATCTTTCCAGTGGGGAGATCCAGGTGTTTTAACCAGAAGGCAGATTACACCCCGTTCGGCTTCCCCTCCGGCTGTGGTCTCTGCAGCACAAACCGGCAATGCAGAGAATGTAGAAACCCCTCTAGCCCCAAGAGAATCCAAACCAACAAGAGCCTTGACATTGACTCCGGTTCAGAAAAACTGTTCATCTGATCACATTTCCAGGGCCTCTGCTGACCAGCAGACACAAAAACAGCCAGCAGATGGG GTTAACCATGTACTAAAGAAGAAGGCAGGCTTGAAGTCAGAGCGCCAGAGGAACGTGCGCCAGAGCTCCGAGTATCAGAGGCAGTATCAGTGGAGAACTCCTGCAGCTGATTCACCACTTCTTACTGCCCAAGAG ATGGTGTACTCCAGCAACAGGTCTATCCCACCTTTTAAGTCTAATCCAGTAGTAATGGAGAGTGAATACAAGAGGTGTTTTAAAGGATCACCTCCACCCAGAGGCCCACGCTTACGAAGAGACATTGAACTAAATGAGATTTCACCTTTAAAAATGGATATCACCCCAGAAAAG agtaagaagaaaaaacaaaggcaTCAGCGACTCAGCAGGAAGTCAAGCCCAAAAGAGAGAACTCCTCATACAGAGCCACAGCCCTTAGAGCAGGAACCGGAGACACCACAAGCCCAAAAATCTGTTTCACCCAAAGTGGTtag GAAGGCAAAGACTGAATACAGCTCAAACTTCCGCTCTCCTTTTCAATACTGCTACAGGGATGGTGCCTGGGTCAAGTCCAAGACTGTAGGAGAAGAG GTGCAGGAGCTACGTCAGAAAGCAGAAGCGTATAGAAAGAGGGCCTGGGGAACtcacttttcccggcagcaccTGAGCCAAATCCTGTCAGAGCAGAACTGCCTGTGGGAAGTATCTAGTGGTTCTTCTCCATCCAGTCTCACTGATGAGGACACTCATTCCAATAACAGTCCCATTATCGAGGCCCTGGATCTGGCCAG TGTCAAGGAGAGCTGTAGCCCAACTGGATCCATGTCCTTGACTGCAAGTAGGAGAAACTCTTGTAATGAGACAGAGCTTCCTTGCAGCCCCACCTTTCTTGGACACAGGAGAAAGGCATGGGATGAGGAAGTAAATCCTTGTGAAAGGGGTGTGGCTGATATAACACAGCAGAGGAAGCAACAGCCCGAGCAGACTGAGGAAGGAAATATAAGTAGGCATTCAGAGAACAACAAGGAAGA GGACAATTTGGCAGAGCGTAAACTATCACATGCAGAGGAATCTGGAAGCTCCAGTGACGAGGGCAGATTACCTACTCCCAAACTAAAAACAATGCGGGCTTTACAGAGGACTCATCATGACCTCACTACTCCTGCAACTG GTGGCGCTATACTAGTCTCCCCTCAGAAGAGTAAGCATACCAAGACCTGCAGGAGGACTGAAGCGCCACTTGGAAAAGCTCACTCACCTTACAGACTACTCAGTTGTGCATCAAATCCTGAAAGAAACATCAAG ACCGAGGGTGTGAGCTCATCTCGTTCTCCTCCAGCTGCAGGGATGGCAACAGTAGACCCGCTTCCCCTAAGAGAAGACACATGGACTGAAGACCCTCCTAAACCTTCACCTGATCCAAAACTAACTAGAAAAACACCTCATAAAAAAGCAAGCACTGCCTGGATCATAGACTGTACCCCTTCACATGCTAACAGAATTCAAGGCACACTGAGGAACCCGGAGTTTCAGCATAACg gTAACCTAGGAGTCCATTGGCCAGAAAGAGCTGTGTCCCCTTCCAATGACTGTCTATCTGACAATG ATTTGGATGACAGGATGTCCCAGATCTCATTCCAGTCAGCAGCTTCCTGCTCTTTGGCATCCCAGGTTTTGGACCGTGCTCAGAAGAGGAAAGAAGACTTCTGGGGAAAGAGTTAA
- the mdm1 gene encoding nuclear protein MDM1 isoform X1 has product MFSVVNTVISCTHQHTYRTGIKRHQSKHKESQKQAMRLAGLRSDQLGISREPQFQSKKRAHLKPPQGATSFQWGDPGVLTRRQITPRSASPPAVVSAAQTGNAENVETPLAPRESKPTRALTLTPVQKNCSSDHISRASADQQTQKQPADGVNHVLKKKAGLKSERQRNVRQSSEYQRQYQWRTPAADSPLLTAQEMVYSSNRSIPPFKSNPVVMESEYKRCFKGSPPPRGPRLRRDIELNEISPLKMDITPEKSKKKKQRHQRLSRKSSPKERTPHTEPQPLEQEPETPQAQKSVSPKVVRKAKTEYSSNFRSPFQYCYRDGAWVKSKTVGEEDHKWYHEVQELRQKAEAYRKRAWGTHFSRQHLSQILSEQNCLWEVSSGSSPSSLTDEDTHSNNSPIIEALDLASVKESCSPTGSMSLTASRRNSCNETELPCSPTFLGHRRKAWDEEVNPCERGVADITQQRKQQPEQTEEGNISRHSENNKEEDNLAERKLSHAEESGSSSDEGRLPTPKLKTMRALQRTHHDLTTPATGGAILVSPQKSKHTKTCRRTEAPLGKAHSPYRLLSCASNPERNIKTEGVSSSRSPPAAGMATVDPLPLREDTWTEDPPKPSPDPKLTRKTPHKKASTAWIIDCTPSHANRIQGTLRNPEFQHNGNLGVHWPERAVSPSNDCLSDNDLDDRMSQISFQSAASCSLASQVLDRAQKRKEDFWGKS; this is encoded by the exons GAATTAGCAGAGAACCCCAGTTTCAATCCAAGAAGAGAGCCCATTTAAAGCCACCTCAAGGAGCTACATCTTTCCAGTGGGGAGATCCAGGTGTTTTAACCAGAAGGCAGATTACACCCCGTTCGGCTTCCCCTCCGGCTGTGGTCTCTGCAGCACAAACCGGCAATGCAGAGAATGTAGAAACCCCTCTAGCCCCAAGAGAATCCAAACCAACAAGAGCCTTGACATTGACTCCGGTTCAGAAAAACTGTTCATCTGATCACATTTCCAGGGCCTCTGCTGACCAGCAGACACAAAAACAGCCAGCAGATGGG GTTAACCATGTACTAAAGAAGAAGGCAGGCTTGAAGTCAGAGCGCCAGAGGAACGTGCGCCAGAGCTCCGAGTATCAGAGGCAGTATCAGTGGAGAACTCCTGCAGCTGATTCACCACTTCTTACTGCCCAAGAG ATGGTGTACTCCAGCAACAGGTCTATCCCACCTTTTAAGTCTAATCCAGTAGTAATGGAGAGTGAATACAAGAGGTGTTTTAAAGGATCACCTCCACCCAGAGGCCCACGCTTACGAAGAGACATTGAACTAAATGAGATTTCACCTTTAAAAATGGATATCACCCCAGAAAAG agtaagaagaaaaaacaaaggcaTCAGCGACTCAGCAGGAAGTCAAGCCCAAAAGAGAGAACTCCTCATACAGAGCCACAGCCCTTAGAGCAGGAACCGGAGACACCACAAGCCCAAAAATCTGTTTCACCCAAAGTGGTtag GAAGGCAAAGACTGAATACAGCTCAAACTTCCGCTCTCCTTTTCAATACTGCTACAGGGATGGTGCCTGGGTCAAGTCCAAGACTGTAGGAGAAGAG GATCACAAGTGGTATCACGAG GTGCAGGAGCTACGTCAGAAAGCAGAAGCGTATAGAAAGAGGGCCTGGGGAACtcacttttcccggcagcaccTGAGCCAAATCCTGTCAGAGCAGAACTGCCTGTGGGAAGTATCTAGTGGTTCTTCTCCATCCAGTCTCACTGATGAGGACACTCATTCCAATAACAGTCCCATTATCGAGGCCCTGGATCTGGCCAG TGTCAAGGAGAGCTGTAGCCCAACTGGATCCATGTCCTTGACTGCAAGTAGGAGAAACTCTTGTAATGAGACAGAGCTTCCTTGCAGCCCCACCTTTCTTGGACACAGGAGAAAGGCATGGGATGAGGAAGTAAATCCTTGTGAAAGGGGTGTGGCTGATATAACACAGCAGAGGAAGCAACAGCCCGAGCAGACTGAGGAAGGAAATATAAGTAGGCATTCAGAGAACAACAAGGAAGA GGACAATTTGGCAGAGCGTAAACTATCACATGCAGAGGAATCTGGAAGCTCCAGTGACGAGGGCAGATTACCTACTCCCAAACTAAAAACAATGCGGGCTTTACAGAGGACTCATCATGACCTCACTACTCCTGCAACTG GTGGCGCTATACTAGTCTCCCCTCAGAAGAGTAAGCATACCAAGACCTGCAGGAGGACTGAAGCGCCACTTGGAAAAGCTCACTCACCTTACAGACTACTCAGTTGTGCATCAAATCCTGAAAGAAACATCAAG ACCGAGGGTGTGAGCTCATCTCGTTCTCCTCCAGCTGCAGGGATGGCAACAGTAGACCCGCTTCCCCTAAGAGAAGACACATGGACTGAAGACCCTCCTAAACCTTCACCTGATCCAAAACTAACTAGAAAAACACCTCATAAAAAAGCAAGCACTGCCTGGATCATAGACTGTACCCCTTCACATGCTAACAGAATTCAAGGCACACTGAGGAACCCGGAGTTTCAGCATAACg gTAACCTAGGAGTCCATTGGCCAGAAAGAGCTGTGTCCCCTTCCAATGACTGTCTATCTGACAATG ATTTGGATGACAGGATGTCCCAGATCTCATTCCAGTCAGCAGCTTCCTGCTCTTTGGCATCCCAGGTTTTGGACCGTGCTCAGAAGAGGAAAGAAGACTTCTGGGGAAAGAGTTAA